A window of the Parabacteroides merdae ATCC 43184 genome harbors these coding sequences:
- a CDS encoding 7-carboxy-7-deazaguanine synthase QueE produces MRKINEIFYSLQGEGFHTGTPAVFVRFSGCNLKCSFCDTRHEEGILMSDEDILQAISAFPSNVVILTGGEPSLWIDQTFIDLLHMAGKYICIETNGTNPLPEGIDWVTCSPKGFPLRLTHIDEIKVVYTGQDLTEYAGLKATWHFLQPCSCLNTKEVVEYILHHPQWHLSLQTHKLIDIS; encoded by the coding sequence ATGAGAAAGATTAACGAGATATTCTACAGTCTCCAAGGAGAAGGTTTCCATACGGGTACGCCTGCCGTTTTCGTCCGCTTCTCCGGATGCAACCTGAAATGCAGTTTTTGTGATACCCGACACGAGGAAGGGATCTTGATGTCTGATGAAGATATTTTACAAGCTATTTCAGCCTTTCCTTCAAATGTCGTTATCTTGACAGGAGGCGAACCTTCGCTCTGGATCGACCAGACTTTTATCGATCTGCTACACATGGCAGGAAAATATATTTGCATCGAGACTAACGGGACAAACCCGTTGCCGGAAGGCATCGACTGGGTGACCTGTTCCCCGAAAGGGTTTCCCTTGAGGCTGACACATATAGATGAGATCAAAGTGGTCTATACAGGACAGGACCTGACGGAATACGCCGGTTTGAAAGCAACCTGGCATTTCCTCCAACCCTGTTCCTGCCTGAATACAAAAGAGGTGGTAGAGTACATCCTCCACCACCCCCAATGGCACCTCAGCTTGCAAACGCACAAACTTATTGATATCAGTTGA
- a CDS encoding dihydroorotase, with protein MNRTLIKNATIINEGRTFTGSVLIEDDKIAAVYEGTIPAESGDATVIDATGKYLLPGAIDDQVHFREPGLTHKGDIASESRAAVAGGVTTFMDMPNTKPQTTTLADLEWKLQRGAEMSVANYSFFFGGTNDNMDEIRKLDRSRVPGLKLFLGSSTGNMLVDKKDSLERIFGEAGMLIAIHAEKEEVIKRNIAHYTGLHGDDLDISFHSKIRSEEACYASSSEAVELATRLGSRLHILHLSTAKELSLLSNKLPISEKKITGEVCVHHLWFYDGDYEQFGNRIKWNPSIKTLADRTALREAVNNNTIDIVATDHAPHLLSEKEGSCLKAASGGPLIQHSLIVMLELAMEGRFTYEKVVEKMAHMPSELFRVDRRGYIRPGYYADLVLVDPKETWTVAKENILYKCGWSPFEGYTFHHAVWKTFVNGQLAYDNGRVNDEVRGMEARYS; from the coding sequence ATGAATAGAACGCTGATAAAAAACGCCACTATCATTAACGAAGGCCGCACCTTCACCGGTTCGGTACTGATCGAAGATGATAAGATTGCCGCAGTATATGAAGGGACAATTCCGGCTGAGTCCGGTGATGCGACCGTGATAGATGCTACAGGTAAATACTTGCTTCCGGGTGCTATCGACGATCAGGTGCATTTCCGTGAACCGGGATTGACGCATAAAGGCGATATCGCTAGCGAAAGCCGTGCTGCCGTAGCTGGTGGGGTGACTACCTTCATGGATATGCCGAATACGAAGCCTCAGACGACAACTCTTGCCGATCTGGAATGGAAATTGCAACGGGGAGCTGAAATGTCGGTTGCTAACTATTCCTTCTTCTTCGGCGGGACGAACGACAATATGGATGAAATCCGTAAACTGGATCGTAGCCGTGTGCCGGGTCTGAAACTCTTTCTCGGTTCTTCCACCGGTAATATGTTGGTCGATAAGAAGGATAGCCTGGAACGTATTTTCGGCGAAGCCGGGATGCTTATCGCTATCCATGCCGAAAAGGAGGAGGTCATCAAACGGAACATCGCTCATTATACGGGCTTGCACGGTGACGACCTGGATATCTCCTTCCATAGTAAGATCCGTAGCGAGGAAGCCTGCTATGCTTCCTCGTCCGAGGCAGTTGAACTGGCTACCCGTCTCGGTTCCCGTCTGCATATTCTGCATCTTTCGACAGCAAAAGAACTTTCTTTGTTGAGTAATAAGCTTCCGATTAGTGAAAAGAAGATCACAGGTGAAGTATGTGTGCATCATCTTTGGTTTTACGATGGCGATTATGAACAGTTCGGAAACCGTATCAAATGGAACCCGTCGATTAAGACGCTGGCAGACCGTACGGCACTGCGTGAAGCCGTTAATAACAACACGATCGATATTGTGGCGACCGACCATGCCCCGCATCTCCTTTCCGAAAAGGAGGGAAGTTGCCTGAAAGCCGCTTCCGGAGGTCCGCTGATCCAGCATTCGCTTATTGTTATGCTGGAATTGGCGATGGAAGGCCGTTTCACTTATGAAAAAGTGGTGGAAAAGATGGCTCACATGCCTTCAGAACTTTTCCGCGTGGATCGCCGTGGCTATATCCGTCCAGGTTATTATGCCGACCTTGTCTTGGTCGATCCGAAAGAAACCTGGACAGTGGCAAAAGAAAATATACTGTATAAATGCGGTTGGTCTCCTTTCGAAGGCTATACATTCCATCATGCCGTTTGGAAAACATTCGTCAACGGGCAACTGGCCTATGACAATGGACGGGTGAATGATGAGGTTCGCGGGATGGAAGCTCGGTATAGTTGA
- the glpK gene encoding glycerol kinase GlpK — protein MNFRNKYVLAIDQGTTSSRAILFSHQGNIITLAQKTFQQYFPKPGWVEHDPNEIWYTQSSAIKEAMAKADVTDMHIACIGIANQRETTIIWDRETGFPVYNAIVWQDRRTADYCEELKTKGYASLIQQKTGLVIDAYFSATKIRWILDHVKGVRERAERGELCFGTVDSWLVWKLTRGTEFITDITNASRTMLFNIHTQEWDKELLDLFQIPASMMPEVKSSSEVYCETSTPIFKTGIPVSGMAGDQQAALFGQLCTDIGMIKTTYGTGCFMILNTGSKPVLSKNNLLTTIAWKLDGKVTYALEGSVFVGGAVVQWLRDELGLIQSAAITEQLANSVPDNGGVYFVPALTGLGAPYWDQYARGVIIGITRGTSTAHLTRAALEGICYQVYDVLMAMENDIHAKPKEIRVDGGAIANNFLMQFQADICRCPVVRPRVLETTALGAAYLAGLAIGYWKDVDELKEQWSLDNIFSAEMHEETAETLLTEWHKAVGRSLNWAAD, from the coding sequence ATGAATTTCAGAAATAAATATGTGCTGGCTATCGACCAGGGCACGACCTCTTCGAGAGCCATCCTTTTCAGCCATCAGGGCAATATCATCACACTAGCGCAGAAAACATTCCAGCAGTATTTCCCTAAGCCTGGCTGGGTGGAACATGACCCGAACGAGATTTGGTACACACAATCGTCTGCCATCAAGGAGGCTATGGCTAAAGCGGATGTGACGGATATGCATATTGCCTGTATCGGTATTGCCAACCAGCGTGAAACGACGATAATATGGGACCGGGAGACCGGCTTCCCTGTCTATAACGCCATTGTTTGGCAGGACAGACGTACGGCAGACTATTGCGAAGAATTGAAAACAAAGGGGTATGCCTCTCTGATCCAGCAGAAGACCGGATTGGTGATCGATGCTTATTTTTCTGCTACGAAGATACGTTGGATTCTTGATCATGTGAAGGGTGTCCGGGAACGTGCCGAGCGTGGGGAGCTTTGTTTCGGTACGGTCGATTCCTGGTTGGTTTGGAAACTGACCCGCGGAACCGAATTTATTACGGATATTACGAATGCCTCCCGTACGATGTTGTTCAATATTCATACGCAGGAATGGGATAAGGAACTGCTTGACCTTTTCCAAATTCCGGCATCCATGATGCCGGAAGTGAAAAGTAGTAGCGAAGTGTATTGCGAGACTTCCACCCCGATATTTAAGACCGGTATCCCGGTTTCGGGAATGGCCGGTGATCAGCAAGCCGCCCTGTTCGGACAATTGTGTACGGATATCGGTATGATTAAAACGACTTACGGAACAGGATGCTTTATGATTCTGAATACTGGAAGCAAGCCTGTTTTATCTAAAAATAATTTGTTGACGACTATTGCCTGGAAACTGGATGGGAAAGTGACGTATGCGTTGGAAGGAAGTGTTTTTGTCGGTGGTGCGGTCGTTCAATGGTTGCGTGACGAGTTAGGATTGATACAGAGTGCCGCTATCACGGAGCAGCTGGCCAATTCCGTGCCGGATAACGGAGGTGTCTATTTTGTTCCGGCGCTGACCGGGTTGGGAGCTCCTTACTGGGACCAGTATGCCCGTGGAGTCATCATCGGAATCACGCGCGGAACAAGTACAGCCCATCTGACCCGTGCCGCCTTGGAAGGTATTTGCTATCAGGTCTACGATGTCTTGATGGCTATGGAAAACGATATACATGCCAAGCCGAAAGAGATCCGTGTGGATGGTGGAGCGATTGCTAATAACTTCCTGATGCAATTCCAGGCGGATATCTGTCGTTGTCCGGTGGTTCGTCCTCGTGTCCTTGAAACAACGGCTTTGGGTGCCGCCTATCTGGCAGGGTTGGCGATCGGTTACTGGAAAGATGTGGATGAACTGAAAGAACAGTGGTCCTTGGATAATATCTTTAGTGCTGAAATGCATGAAGAAACGGCCGAGACTTTGCTTACCGAATGGCATAAAGCGGTCGGTAGGAGCTTGAATTGGGCTGCGGATTAG
- a CDS encoding polysaccharide lyase family 8 super-sandwich domain-containing protein, which yields MNLRNKVSFFLLSFVAVPLFAQTPQQELERLQQNYIQSFISNDDRMASLVELLSGIQPETEISDQVVVELHQRYPFNVEKIAGYMETIREDGSWPDINYNDQKRSGWSVKEHADRVLGLAKLYRAEEGDCHWEPKLESVIHLALGYWFREKPVCKNWWYNQIGVPKTLGPAFLLMKEQLNPEEKEAAIEVMENAKFGMTGQNKVWLAGNVLMRGLLQDDFELVKAARDTIVSEIMTGMQEGIKSDWSFHQHGPQQQFGNYGLAFLTEMSSYSGLFAGTVFALNKEQQGILNSFLLNGYRWIVWKGYMDVNALDRQLFHSGQIHKAFSLAFATNALMRGSSAEDIRQMNEFLKDNYAPERKGSAFIGHKHFWDSDQTVHRFSTWMASVKMASDRVIGTELVNEDNLKGFYMGDGALYTYCRGDEYLNIFPFWDWRKIPGITAYESEAPVPAFFNYGAHVRNKTAFVGGVTDGETGMTAMVLDRDGLQAHKSWIFTRDYVLCLGAGIRSDSILAVTTSVDQRVKRGDLLRYADGNWLPVQGKYVSSPEEQRFFHDNTGYILLQPSAYVAISEKRSGRWCDFMGSYAPKMVEGEIVSLYIDHGREDNADYQYLILPASTAEKTAAFAVQDIRVIRNDTSIQAVAAGNCFYVTAYEPQVVNLQKDLQVDLQTPGIYMFRLHNGNWLIEAADPTHKQHSLSLKMNGKDVKIVFPPCHEPGKSISAQPFISAPFSKGIKVDGKQDDWKNVSAVTGLIAPWDGAEKDKTAFYACHDQKNLYFLYEVSDTTLVYNDEKTEASVGNGDRIEFFMSKDPEMKTYYCAEIDPKGKVMDYEAHNYRKFDFNWNFKDLKLATSVGKDSYRVEGSISLKTLRKLGLISPEGEIRMGVYRADYFDDAGERVIWSSWIVPDAAEPDFHIPSSLGILKLENFVPLSRLK from the coding sequence ATGAATTTACGAAATAAAGTCTCTTTTTTTCTACTCTCTTTTGTGGCGGTTCCATTGTTTGCACAGACACCGCAACAGGAATTGGAACGGCTTCAACAAAACTATATCCAGTCTTTTATATCGAATGACGACCGGATGGCTTCATTGGTGGAACTCTTGTCAGGTATACAGCCTGAAACGGAAATATCCGATCAGGTTGTCGTTGAACTCCACCAGCGTTATCCTTTCAACGTGGAGAAAATAGCGGGATATATGGAAACGATCCGAGAAGACGGTTCCTGGCCGGATATTAACTATAACGACCAGAAACGATCGGGCTGGTCTGTCAAGGAACATGCCGACCGGGTGCTGGGACTAGCCAAGCTGTACAGGGCTGAAGAGGGCGATTGTCATTGGGAACCGAAGCTCGAATCGGTCATTCACCTGGCATTGGGCTACTGGTTCCGGGAGAAACCGGTCTGTAAGAACTGGTGGTATAACCAGATCGGTGTTCCCAAGACATTGGGACCAGCTTTCCTCCTAATGAAAGAACAATTGAACCCGGAGGAAAAGGAAGCCGCCATCGAGGTGATGGAAAATGCCAAGTTCGGCATGACAGGACAGAATAAAGTCTGGCTTGCCGGGAATGTGTTGATGCGTGGACTGTTGCAGGATGATTTCGAATTGGTAAAGGCTGCCCGTGATACTATTGTATCCGAGATTATGACTGGTATGCAGGAAGGGATCAAAAGCGACTGGAGCTTTCATCAGCACGGACCGCAGCAACAATTCGGAAACTACGGATTGGCTTTCCTGACGGAGATGAGTTCTTATTCCGGCCTGTTTGCGGGAACCGTTTTTGCCCTGAACAAGGAACAACAGGGAATTTTGAATTCTTTCCTTCTGAACGGCTATCGTTGGATTGTCTGGAAAGGGTATATGGATGTCAATGCTCTGGACCGGCAATTGTTTCATAGCGGGCAGATACACAAGGCATTCAGTCTGGCTTTTGCCACAAATGCCCTGATGCGTGGCAGTTCCGCTGAAGATATCCGGCAGATGAATGAGTTCCTGAAAGATAACTATGCTCCCGAAAGAAAAGGTAGTGCTTTCATCGGGCATAAACATTTCTGGGATTCTGATCAGACCGTTCATCGTTTCTCCACCTGGATGGCTTCGGTCAAGATGGCCTCTGACCGGGTGATCGGCACGGAGTTGGTGAACGAAGATAATTTGAAAGGCTTTTATATGGGCGACGGTGCTCTTTATACGTACTGTCGTGGTGACGAGTATCTGAATATTTTTCCTTTCTGGGACTGGCGGAAGATTCCAGGCATTACCGCTTATGAGAGCGAGGCTCCCGTTCCTGCTTTTTTCAATTATGGGGCGCATGTGAGGAATAAGACTGCCTTTGTCGGAGGTGTGACGGATGGTGAAACCGGAATGACGGCAATGGTCTTGGATCGGGATGGTTTGCAGGCGCACAAGTCCTGGATCTTTACCCGCGATTATGTCCTTTGCTTAGGTGCCGGGATTCGTTCGGACAGCATTTTGGCGGTTACGACATCTGTAGACCAGCGGGTGAAACGGGGCGATTTGCTCCGATATGCCGATGGTAATTGGTTGCCGGTACAGGGAAAGTATGTTTCTTCTCCGGAGGAACAACGTTTCTTCCATGATAACACAGGGTATATTCTGTTACAACCTTCCGCCTATGTGGCCATTTCGGAAAAGCGATCCGGGCGCTGGTGTGATTTTATGGGATCATATGCTCCTAAAATGGTAGAAGGAGAGATTGTTAGTCTCTATATCGATCATGGAAGAGAGGATAACGCCGATTACCAATATTTGATCCTTCCAGCTTCTACCGCCGAAAAAACCGCAGCTTTTGCAGTACAGGATATCCGGGTGATCCGGAATGACACATCCATTCAGGCTGTTGCTGCCGGCAACTGTTTTTATGTGACGGCGTATGAGCCGCAGGTAGTAAACTTGCAAAAAGACTTGCAGGTCGATTTACAGACTCCGGGTATTTATATGTTCCGTCTGCATAATGGAAATTGGTTGATCGAAGCTGCCGATCCGACACACAAGCAACATTCCCTGTCGCTCAAAATGAATGGGAAGGATGTGAAGATCGTCTTCCCTCCCTGCCATGAACCGGGAAAAAGCATTTCTGCCCAACCGTTTATCAGTGCTCCTTTTTCCAAAGGAATCAAAGTGGATGGTAAACAAGACGACTGGAAAAACGTCTCGGCTGTAACTGGTCTAATCGCTCCCTGGGACGGGGCGGAAAAAGACAAAACCGCTTTTTATGCCTGTCATGATCAAAAGAACCTGTATTTCCTGTATGAGGTGTCTGATACTACTTTGGTTTATAATGACGAGAAGACGGAGGCTTCTGTCGGTAATGGAGACCGGATCGAGTTTTTTATGAGCAAGGATCCGGAGATGAAGACGTATTATTGTGCGGAGATCGATCCGAAGGGGAAAGTGATGGATTATGAAGCGCATAACTATCGTAAGTTTGATTTTAACTGGAACTTCAAGGATCTGAAGTTGGCAACTTCCGTCGGCAAAGATTCTTACCGTGTGGAAGGGAGCATTTCGTTGAAGACGCTAAGAAAATTAGGGTTGATTTCTCCGGAAGGTGAAATCCGCATGGGTGTTTACCGGGCCGATTATTTCGACGATGCCGGGGAGCGCGTGATCTGGTCATCCTGGATCGTCCCTGATGCTGCCGAACCGGATTTCCATATCCCGTCTTCTTTGGGAATATTAAAACTGGAGAATTTCGTACCTTTGTCACGACTAAAATAA
- the queD gene encoding 6-carboxytetrahydropterin synthase QueD, whose amino-acid sequence MYTVIKRMEISAAHSLSLSYPSKCEYLHGHNWIITVHCRSKELNTDGMVIDFTHIKQVVKDQLDHRNLNEVLPFNPTAENIARWICDQLPTCYKVEVQESEGNTAIYEKD is encoded by the coding sequence ATGTATACCGTTATCAAACGTATGGAGATTTCGGCAGCTCACAGTCTGTCGCTTTCCTATCCGAGCAAATGCGAATATCTGCATGGTCACAACTGGATTATCACCGTGCATTGCCGTTCCAAAGAATTAAACACAGATGGCATGGTGATCGATTTCACCCATATCAAGCAGGTCGTAAAAGATCAGCTCGATCACCGGAACCTCAACGAGGTGCTCCCTTTTAACCCGACAGCCGAGAATATCGCCCGGTGGATATGCGACCAGCTTCCCACCTGCTACAAAGTAGAAGTTCAGGAATCAGAAGGAAACACGGCAATCTATGAGAAAGATTAA